The genomic segment AGGGTCACAGGTCACCCACCTcagccaggccagcagcatctgcaAGATCCCCAATGGCCCTACTCTGTTCCTTACTGATGACCCTGGTGGTGCTCAGCTGCCACTCCAGCTGCTCTCTGGGATGTGACCTGCCTCACACCCATAGCCTGGGCAACACAAGGGTCTTGATGCTCCTGGGACAAATGAGGAGAATCTCCCCCTTCTCCTGCCTGAAGGACAGAAATGACTTTGGATTCCCCCAGGAGGTGTTTGACGGCAACCAGTTCCGGAAGGCTCAAGCCATCTCTGTGGTCCATGAGATGATCCAGCAGATCTTCCACCTCTTCAGCACAGAGGGCTCGTCTGCTGCCTGGGATGAGAGCCTCCTAGACAAACTCTACACTGGACTTTATCAGCAGCTGACTGAGCTGGAAGCCTGTCTgagccaggaggtgggggtggaagaGACGCCCCTGATGAACGAGGACTCCCTGCTGGCTGTGAGGAGATACTTCCAAAGAATCGCTCTCTATCTGCAAGAGAAGAAATACAGCCCTTGTGCCTGGGAGATCGTCAGAGCAGAAATCATGAGATGCTTCTCTTCATCCACAAATTTGCAGCAAAgttaaggaggaagaaatgacacCTGGTTCAACATGGAAATGTGTCTCACTGACTGATAATATCACACTTCCACTTGCTCTGCCATGTCAAAGACTCTCATGTCTGCTGTAATCATGACCTGAATTGAATTAATTTGTCAAAAGTTTTCAGGAATATTAAGCAGCATCATGTTCAACTCTGTAGGCACTAGTCGCTTACAGATGACCATGCTGATCCATCTGtccaaacatttatttatctacctatttatttacttataagatttcaattaattttattcatatgaTATTATGTGCACTTTTAAATcatgtttaagagaaaaaaatacagtctttAAATTTAGTcaatttattactttctttgttcattaaaTTGTTTCTATAGAAAAttacttgtatttgtttttatttaataaagaaacacTACATCTGATTGTAACCAGATTAAAGAATTCATGGTACAATTCAATTACTCAttataatgtttttcaagttagaagtaaaaatagattTCCTCTAAGCCAGGTTATATGTTGTCCTCACGATATAGAGGTGAACGCAACAAATCCAATCCTGTTTTCTGGTATCTTTGATTTTTGTTGAGAAACCAACCTAAAAACAGTAATCATACTTAATTAACATTAGTTATGCTAAatgatataataagaaaatggaaaaaatgggaTTCTCTCAGTGTAAGCTGGAGCAGGCATGTCAGGAAATCAAAACAAATCAGCAGGTATTGTCTACATTTGACTCATAGACACCCAAGTGCAGATATCCTTTGGAAAGTGGATATTTGAGTCTGCAATTTACAAGCAATTCTGTGAACTGAAAGCCTAGGAACAGAAGTGGTCACGTGGGAAGAGAGGATAGAATGAGAAAAGGACATAAAATTGATTCCTAGGACCTTTGACTGGTAAAGGCGGGAAAAAGCCACAAAAGAAGCAGGTGGATTGGCCATAAGTTAATAGGATGGGAGAGAATGGTGATTAGATTCTATTTAAAAGACTAAAACTGCTTTGACGAATTGCATCATTTCAAAATGTGGATGGAAACTGCCCATCACACTGGGAAAACAGATGGCATTGGTGACCTTGGTGAGAGCTGGTGTGGTAGAATTAATCACTAGAGTCCATTATTGGAGTAGAAGGAAGGGTGAAGAAGAGCAGTTAGTGACTGTGTATAGAAACCAGTTTTGGGAGATTTGCCTTCTATGAGGCAAGAGAGAAATAGAGTGGGAattggaaaagaatgtgaatttttttctgccGAGTGTTcccttttttgaaatatttttgtctctgGATAGATTCATGGATTTGATGTATTGACAAATCATgttaatatgtttaatattttatttactttaaatcatGACATATTTAATTATTCACGATAATTTATCATTGCTTTGATTAGTACTATGTTGAACGTCAGTCAGCTGCTCCGTGAATTGAAATCATCTGCTACACAGGGTAACAGATGGAACTGACCTTAGTGAGAGCTGGTTTGGTGGAATTAATGAGCAGAAACCACACTGGAGTGGTGGAACGGTGATTAGAGAAGAGAAGAACTCCCATTGCCATTTTTCTTACCTGGGGATTCACTCTATTTCTTTCATCCTATTCAGACCTACATGTATTCTCCTTTTGCCTCAGTGCATCCAAATGCAGGGACAGCTTTCTAAGAAAGTtaagtggagaaagaaagaaaaaaatgatgtactgaaaatgatggaaaataatgGTACAGGCCCTTacgtttccatttttatttctctattttggtaCTAACCTCAAGACGAAATAGAAAGTAATTCAGAAACAGCAAGACAATCCTTGCCcagaaaaatactaaattaaaatgaaaatataaaatgttaaggaTTCTGAAACTAGTAAAGCCAAGAAGGCTAGTTTTCTGCAGCATGATATGACGCCCTTACTGTCCTACATCTTCACCGTGAGAGGGAGAATGTGGAACCAACAAGCTCTATTGAAATGTACACACTGAACTATCTAGGGAGGGTTATTAACACTTCAATATAAGCTTTTAACGGGAGGTCAATCATCAATGACTCCCCTGTGGACAGCTCAGACACTTAGGGCATAATAGGTGTTCAACAGTTTAATAAATTGAACTCCACGTAAAAATCAACGTTTAGCAAAATAAAACTCCTTTTGCTATTTaaggtgaaaacaaaacaaaacaaaatggataatttaCCTAAACCCAtgccccctccacacacatatAGTGCATAACATTTGGCATGTGTCATCTGGAAACTGTGGAAATATTTGGCACCTGAGTacctgagaaaaagaagaggcgTTGTCACAGAAATATTTACTCTGGGGTCTTGGGCAGTAAATTGTTCTGGGGACAAAAGCAATCACCCTCCAATAAAGATATGATAAAATTTGAAAGTCTGATGAGCTAGCTCCTGGAAGCTCATTAAACAGCGAGGTATCGAGAATTAAATTGGAAGATATGTGGCTGTGTGCACATTGAGCCAGAGGGTCAGAAAAACACGTGCTAATTGGTAAGGTGAGATGGTGCCTGGGGAAGGATAAACATGTTGTAGGTCTTGTAATTAGAACTGAAACACCCATGCACACCTAAAAAAGTTAAGAAACCAACCAATAATTTTGGAAACAACCTGAAGAGTCATTAACAGGAAAATGTTGAAAGTGTGGAAAGTGCCAGTTACATTTCTGGTCAAGAGGTCCTAGGGAGCACTGCCACATGGCCATACTTGAAAGTCTTCTCTTGTACACAAAATCTGAGAATATTATTCATTAATAATTATGTCTTGGGGGCAGGCCAGCTGGTGTAGCggctaagttcacgcactctgctttggcagcccagggattgccggttcagatcctgggtgcagacctacacactgctcatcaaaccatgctgtggtggcatcccacatggaaaaactagaaggacttacaactaggatatataaatatgtactgGGAGGAAAACAACATAATTATTATGTCTTGAGTAATTAATATGAACTCTGGCTAATGATAAAATTGTGAACAAGATATAGACCTTTCTCCTAAAGGTGTTATTGTCAAACAGGTCTAATAAATCCTTTCTTAAGAGGACAAATCCAGAAGAATGAGGCAGCTTTGCTGACATGCAAAATAAAGAGGGCAAAACAGAGTCCAGAAGCAGAGGTGAAATTTTGTTCTTAGCAAGGAGAACAATATTTGCATACTTTGACTTTAACAAAAAGTCTTTTCTCATTCGAAAGTTttgaatccatttacattgaaaCATCTGAAGTTTTTTTGGCAAATTAAACTTAAAtcgaaaaaatgaaaagaataatttaaataattgatgTCTTCTAGTCTATTCTAATCTATTTGGTACACAcataaaggaaagcaaataaaaagaataaaaagtgtacaggaacattcagaaaatgaaaattactatcttttatatttaagagACATGTAAAGAAAGGACTTCAGAGAAACCAGGGGTCAagactcacacagacacacacctcaTCCAGGCCACAAGCATCCCCAAGGTCCCCAGTGCCCACCCCTCTGATGGCCTCCTCTGGTTAGCTGAATCACCATCTGATCTCTGAGCTGTGACCTGCCTCAGAGCCATGGACTGGCTCAAAGGAAGGCCAGATGCTTCTGAGACAAATGAGGAGGATCTCTCATTTCTCTTGACTGAAGGACATCTCTGGGAGATGGTGGATGGCAGCCAGTTCCAGAAGGCCCAGGATTTCTCTGTCCGCCATGATGTGCTCCAGCAGATCTCCACCCTCTTCCACACAGAGTGCTCCTCTTCTGCCTAGAACACAACCCTCCTGGACAAACTCTGCACTGGACTCCATCGGCAGCTGGAAGACCTGGATACCTGCTTAGCACAGAAAACAGGTAAAACCAAAGACACTCTTCTGAGAAGCAAGAAGCTTACACTAGAGGAGAAGGGGTACTTCCAGGGAATCCATCTCAATCTGAAAGAGAAGCAAATAGTGTGACTGTGCCTTGGAAGCTAGAAATCACGTGATCACTCTTCATATTCAAATTTGCAAGAAAGATGAAGAAGTATGGTAAGGAACCTGGAAATGATTCTCTTCAACAATTATACTAAATCACAGTCCCACATGTTTAGTCATTTTTAAGACTCTTATTTCTGCTTTAGTCTTAGAATGTATCGAGTTAAATTGTTCAAAATTGTGTTCAGATGCTGTTCTTAAATGAGTATCTCTGGGGCATCGTTCCTTGAGAGATACCTGTAATGATGTTGTGTATGTATTCATGAATTGCGGGAACTGCTGGTTTCCCATTCACAGGTAACCAGCTTGGAAGTTATCATTCCAGAGCTCTtagcaacagcaacaaacatgcaaaacaaactgaaaacaacaactctccttagatccatcagagaattgaAGTCACAGTGCAAGCTGCCGCCCTTCCAactgcagaaagaggaggatgcAGAGATCATGGCTTACCTGGAGCAGAAACCACAGCTGAAGCTAGTGTTGGTAGGAACACTTAACCTGTAATTCAAGAATTACTGAAGGGTCCATATGGATGAGCTTGAGATTAAAAACTGCAAGATGTCCTCTCTTTGGGGGTCCCCGCAcatttgtgagttttaccttcAGGAGCCTTGCTAGATTCTCActgtgaagatcagagaaaaatctcttaCTGCTTctggcagaggaagggaaaaagaaatcatcttGAAATACTCTCAGATCATTTTGAAACACTCATAACAAAGGCCTGCTCTCAagggaaactattttaccagagcctaatcCACCCAGGAGAAGGGAAATAGCTAACTCCAAACCCCTCTAACTTTCCTATTTCACCTAACAGGGTGGCAAAAatctgagaagcacttgtgaaggtcacagcccaggggcatGGACTTTCTA from the Equus quagga isolate Etosha38 unplaced genomic scaffold, UCLA_HA_Equagga_1.0 110302_RagTag, whole genome shotgun sequence genome contains:
- the LOC124232741 gene encoding interferon alpha-2-like gives rise to the protein MALLCSLLMTLVVLSCHSSCSLGCDLPHTHSLGNTRVLMLLGQMRRISPFSCLKDRNDFGFPQEVFDGNQFRKAQAISVVHEMIQQIFHLFSTEGSSAAWDESLLDKLYTGLYQQLTELEACLSQEVGVEETPLMNEDSLLAVRRYFQRIALYLQEKKYSPCAWEIVRAEIMRCFSSSTNLQQS